The following coding sequences are from one Rathayibacter sp. SW19 window:
- a CDS encoding alpha/beta hydrolase, which produces MAGTLTESELAEIKEANASGKRSVVFVHGLWLLSGSWRRWRDEFEAAGYATIAPAWPDDPETVDAARANPEVFAHKMVQQVTDHYLEAVTALSEAPALVGHSFGGLIVQKMAGEGASAATVAIDNAPFKGVLPLPASSLKSASPVLANPANRKKAVALTFEQFVYGWANNLDEAEARELYDEYHVPASGVPLFQAAVANFNPFGGATAVDTKNPDRGPLLIIAGDADNTVPLAITRASYKIQAKNPGVTEIVEIPGRGHTLVIDHGWKEVSDAALSFVQEHLPTE; this is translated from the coding sequence ATGGCCGGAACGCTAACAGAGTCTGAACTCGCCGAGATCAAGGAAGCCAACGCCTCGGGCAAACGCTCCGTCGTGTTCGTGCACGGGCTGTGGCTGCTTTCGGGCAGTTGGCGCCGTTGGCGTGACGAATTCGAGGCAGCCGGGTACGCGACGATCGCTCCGGCGTGGCCAGACGACCCGGAGACGGTTGACGCCGCGCGCGCAAATCCAGAGGTCTTCGCACACAAGATGGTGCAGCAGGTGACCGATCACTACCTCGAGGCTGTCACCGCACTCTCGGAAGCCCCTGCGCTTGTCGGGCACTCGTTCGGCGGCCTGATTGTGCAAAAAATGGCCGGTGAGGGCGCCTCCGCCGCCACCGTCGCGATCGATAACGCGCCGTTCAAAGGCGTGCTTCCGCTGCCCGCTTCTTCGCTGAAGTCGGCGTCGCCGGTGCTCGCAAATCCTGCCAACCGAAAGAAGGCGGTGGCTCTCACGTTCGAGCAATTCGTCTACGGGTGGGCCAACAACCTCGACGAGGCAGAAGCTCGCGAACTGTACGACGAGTATCACGTGCCGGCATCCGGAGTGCCGCTCTTCCAGGCTGCCGTCGCCAATTTCAATCCTTTTGGCGGCGCGACAGCTGTGGACACGAAGAACCCTGACCGTGGCCCTCTGCTGATCATCGCCGGCGACGCCGACAACACCGTTCCCCTCGCGATCACGCGCGCCTCATACAAGATTCAAGCGAAGAATCCGGGCGTGACAGAGATCGTCGAGATTCCGGGTCGGGGGCACACCCTCGTCATCGACCACGGATGGAAAGAAGTGTCCGACGCAGCCCTCAGCTTCGTGCAGGAGCATTTGCCGACGGAATGA
- a CDS encoding VOC family protein, whose translation MINNRSAPPVTVVPVLVYPDVRAAVAWLTDVFGFVERVRVGDAHRSQLQIGADGAMIVADVSGERQQPQAHTETHLLKVRVDDVDAQFERVRSRGARILQEPTEYAYGERACTVEDLAGHRWQFTQTTRDVAPEEMGFGGPGWGDPDAV comes from the coding sequence GTGATCAACAACAGGTCCGCCCCGCCCGTGACGGTCGTTCCTGTGCTTGTCTACCCGGATGTGCGTGCCGCGGTAGCCTGGCTCACGGATGTCTTCGGGTTCGTCGAGCGGGTCCGCGTGGGCGACGCGCACCGATCGCAGCTGCAGATCGGAGCTGACGGGGCGATGATCGTTGCCGATGTCAGCGGCGAGCGGCAGCAGCCACAAGCGCACACGGAGACCCACCTGTTGAAGGTGCGCGTGGACGACGTCGATGCCCAGTTCGAACGCGTGCGCTCGCGGGGTGCACGAATACTCCAGGAACCGACCGAATACGCATACGGCGAACGCGCGTGCACGGTGGAGGATCTGGCCGGGCACCGCTGGCAGTTTACGCAGACGACTCGCGATGTTGCCCCTGAGGAAATGGGATTCGGCGGTCCCGGTTGGGGCGACCCGGACGCGGTGTGA
- a CDS encoding cation:proton antiporter domain-containing protein: MSALMLMGLAAVLLWSLVAHRFERWGVAGPAVFVVLGAATTVWDLPAYAAVIDAPASEKVVEVILAIVLFVDATEVRGGIFGREPRVTLRLVLIALPLSLILAAVASALLIPESLLLIGVIACVIMPTDFAPAANILRFSHASTRVRQILNVESGYNDGLISPLFGMALPMAVALTTVLHAKPGENDDAVVGSNLHQTADAFLNAVPASVVAIVVGVVLGGVIGVAVRVLYRRGISNEAGVRFVMLLLPLIAYAIATIPVLNANGFVAAFVAGLMYRITRTRGQQERVIPHSELMLVDEIGVLTTSIVWFMLGGAALLAFTSGFDWRVLVLAVLALTVLRIVPVYFSLLGSSVGWRDRLLIGALGPRGTATIVFGLLAYNALPNEEGSLVLLATVMTVVGSVLLHGVAAPLVLRRIAPVGSVPATVAVE; encoded by the coding sequence ATGTCCGCGTTGATGCTGATGGGCTTAGCCGCAGTGTTGCTGTGGTCGCTCGTGGCGCATCGGTTCGAGCGCTGGGGTGTCGCCGGGCCCGCGGTGTTCGTCGTCTTGGGGGCGGCCACGACGGTCTGGGACCTCCCCGCGTATGCTGCGGTGATCGACGCCCCTGCAAGCGAAAAAGTCGTCGAGGTGATCCTGGCGATTGTGCTGTTCGTCGATGCCACTGAAGTGCGTGGAGGCATCTTCGGCCGCGAGCCGCGGGTGACCCTGCGGCTCGTGCTCATCGCCCTGCCGTTGTCGTTGATCCTCGCCGCGGTGGCCAGTGCCCTCTTGATTCCCGAATCGTTGCTGCTGATCGGCGTGATCGCGTGCGTGATCATGCCGACGGACTTCGCCCCGGCGGCGAACATCCTGCGGTTCAGCCACGCTTCAACCCGGGTGAGGCAGATCCTCAACGTCGAGAGCGGATACAACGATGGGCTCATCTCTCCGCTTTTCGGCATGGCTCTGCCGATGGCGGTTGCGCTCACCACCGTGCTGCATGCCAAGCCGGGCGAGAACGACGACGCCGTGGTCGGCTCGAACCTGCACCAAACGGCGGATGCGTTCCTGAACGCCGTGCCGGCATCCGTCGTTGCGATCGTGGTCGGGGTCGTGCTCGGCGGCGTGATCGGCGTGGCAGTGCGCGTATTGTACCGACGCGGGATTTCGAACGAAGCGGGCGTGCGGTTCGTGATGCTGCTCTTGCCCCTGATCGCGTACGCGATTGCGACGATCCCGGTATTGAACGCGAACGGTTTCGTCGCAGCCTTTGTGGCGGGCCTCATGTATCGAATCACCCGGACGAGGGGGCAACAGGAGCGGGTGATCCCACACTCTGAGCTGATGCTCGTCGACGAGATCGGCGTGCTGACCACGAGCATCGTCTGGTTCATGCTCGGCGGGGCGGCGCTGCTGGCTTTCACGTCAGGATTCGACTGGCGCGTGCTCGTGCTCGCAGTCCTCGCCCTGACGGTGTTGAGGATCGTCCCCGTGTATTTTTCGCTCTTGGGCAGTTCAGTCGGTTGGCGCGACCGGCTGCTCATCGGTGCTCTCGGACCGCGCGGCACAGCGACGATTGTGTTCGGCCTGCTTGCCTACAACGCTCTGCCGAATGAAGAAGGCAGTCTGGTGTTGCTCGCGACGGTAATGACGGTAGTCGGCAGCGTGCTGCTGCATGGCGTCGCCGCGCCGCTCGTGCTGCGCCGAATCGCTCCGGTCGGTTCGGTGCCAGCCACGGTAGCGGTGGAATAG